The region tatttttaactttttgaggaaactccatactgttttccagagtggctgcaccagtttgcattcccactaacaacgTAAGAGGGTAgccatttctctacatccttgccaacacctgttgtttcctgagttgttaattttagccgttcTCACTGATGTGTCGTGATATCTCATTGTccttagatttgcatttccctgataatgagtgatgctgagcacttAAGTGTCTGTTGGACATCcttatgtctttggaaaaatgtctattcatgtcttctgcccatttaactagattatttatttttggggtgttgagtccGACAAGTTCTTTAttagattttggaaactaaccctttatcagatatgtcatttgcaaataccttcttccatcccataggctgccttttaattttgttgatggttttctttaccatacagaagctttttattttgatgaagtcccaatggtttatttttgcttttgtttgccttgcctcaggagatgtgtCTAGTCAGACATTGCTagagccaatgtcaaagaggctactgcctatgttctcctctaggattttgatggttccctgtctcacatttaagtcatttatccatttttaatttatttttgtgtatggtgtaataaagtggttcagtttaattcttttgcatgtggctgttcagttttcccaacttgttgaagagactgtttcccattggatattctttcctacttttatgaatattagttgaccatatagctgtggtccgtttctagattttctttttttttcatttctagattttctattctgttccatgtatctatatatttttgtgccagtatcatactgtcttgatcacaacagctttgtgatataacttgaagtctggaattgtgatgcctcctgctctgctttttttttttttttcttcaagtttgctttggctattcaggctCTTTTGTGGTTCCCAACAAATTTTAGGAGACAatccccattttttaattggcatatttAAGTCAttgacatttaaataattattgatatagtttattgatttattatatattatttacttgGTGAAAATTGATCACTGTATCATTATGTCATTATATCTAACATTTTGGTTACCACTATTTTTTCCCTAgtttgttgtttctatttttgtctttcactctttttttcccacattttgtaattttaattgaatattttatatgatttcttttttcttccttctcatcacgtcagtttttaaaaaccttttaaagagGTTGTTCTAGAGTTTACAATATACTCatataatgtttattatataaattatgcaAAGTTCACTTCAAATAACACTGTAACAATTCATGGGTAGTGAAAATACcaatataataacaaaatatttctaattccttCTATCCACTCCTTTTACCATTTCTGATGTGCATTTTACTTATACATAAGCATGCATaaacatttatgtgtatatataagtacatacataaatacattgttgctatattattttgaagaaacaCTTATTTGTTAGaacaattaagaataagaaatacaCAAATGTTGATTTTACCTTTACTTATGTATTCTCTGGTACTCTTGCTTGGCTTGTGTAGATCTGTTACTGGCCTAtgtaattttccttctctctgcagaACTTCTTTAAGCATTTCTTGCAACTCAGGTCTACTAGCAGCAAATTCCTTCAATTTTGTTTacctataaaattatttctctttcatttttgaaggataatttcacagggtacagaattctaggttctctgtgtctgtttttatgccagtttCCCCTGCACCAGtactaaatatttcattccattaCTTTCTTGCTTGCATTGTTTCTAAACAAAAGTCAGATATAATTCTTTGCTCCTCTATCAGTAGTGTTTTTCTACCTTTGTTCCTCTGTCTtgattcaagatttttttctttaactttcattttatgtttatggTCTCTATCTTACTTGATCTTCCTGGTTCTATGGTTTGGGGTCTGACAATAATTTgggaaaattattattgtttcatATGGCTTAATGCTCTTAGGCACATACatgttaagaattatttttttcttggcaatTGACCACtgtatcattatgtaatgctcttCTTTACCTTTCAAAAGTTTCTTTGCTTTGAGCTACTGTAAGCTTTATGCATGCAACTAATACAATTCtgtatgattttcaaaattttgtaatTCTATCACTCCAAAGGTGGCAGAATAGAGATATAAATATGGATATGGAAatggatatataaaaaaataaaatggatatagaTTTATGCATAGACTATAAGATTTAGCCACTTTATAATTTACCAGGGTGTGCTTagaggagaaattaaagaatatactAGGAAAATGAGATTACAGACTTATCTGTGCTTTCACACGAAATGTATTTCACAGTATAGGACTTATGATGAAGCAtacatgtacaagtttttgtttgacacacttcttttcagttattttggatatatatccaagaaTGGACTTGCTGAGTTATAAAGCAATTCTAAGTTTACCTTTGTGAGGAgccacaaattatttttcatagcaGCAAAGTGCTTTTAGAttgtatatttatagaatatgTGTTATATTGGAGTTTGTAATTCAGAATTAGCTCCAATCtagtctttaaaaagataaaaactggcCAGATAATTTGAACTAATTCAATAATAATCTATTACCTCCTATGATCCAGGATGATCCCAATTGaagataattaatgaaaaaaaaaaaacagacaaaagttcAGCCCTAGGTAGGTCTTGCCTTATTAAGTGCACGTAGAAAATCTGGCTGTAAAGAGAATGTGTACAGACAACTTGTATTTGTCCCATTGTCTCATCAACTGCACTCACAAATTCGAAAGTATATTCCGAAGGGGAGATTTCACACAGGGagcataaaagaaaacttttgataAGGGTAGGAGTAAATGATGGGCAAGTTTGCAATCCATTAGCAGTTAACATTGCTTGTCTCAGGAAGGATTTGGTAACTGTTAGGTACTTTTGTCATTTTCTCCTGAGTTGTCACTATCCTTCTTCCATCATCTTCTCAGGCAAAAATGTTTTCTACAATGCTAGAGTCTGCCCTCATTGTTCCTGAAATTTAGCTTTGAGCTTCCCCACTTCATTTGGTATCTTTCATGTCTAATAGAGCTAAGCTTCACCATGTCACTTGTCCCCTCATAACTCAGCTTTAGAATCCTTCCATTTTCATGGTTTTAGGTtctagtaaaataaagaaaataaattgtggCTTACATTATAAATTGGAAATTATGAGTTTCTTAAGTAAGTTCCAGATCTAATTGGAGTTTGTCATTTTTTCTGTGTGTGGATCACATTCTCAGAGCTACTGATTTTATAGTCTCCATGTTGCACTGTGATGTGTGCCTCCTTGGGTCCACTTGAACCTACTTTTCAGCAAGCTTTTTCCAGCATTCCAGCAATCTGGAGCCACACAGTAAATTCTCTTGTGCCACAAAAAGGGCCTGTTCTCTTCCTGTCATGTTTGTTTTGTGAAAGGACATTAGATTAGGTTCACTGTAAGTGCCAAAAACAAAATAGTCGATTAGCTCCACAATTTCACGAACTCAGTTTCCTTCTATATTGTTAATTTGCCCTCTTCATCTGCTGGCTTTTATCTTTTGCACAAGACATCTGCAGAAGCTCTGGTGGTCATGACTACATGTCAGCTAATAGGAAATAGTGGTGAAATGAAGAGTGTGATCCCACCCTGATTTCTAAGGACAGTGATGGAAGGAAGCATACATTTATGCTTGTAGTTCACTTTACAGCTTGGGTACATAGCCATACCTAGCTGCATTGGTGATTGGGAAATATATTTACTTCAGTtaaaatagagtatttttttctctcagttaaAATTAAGTATATGTTAAAAGAAGGCAAAATTGGATATTAGGGAACAACTGGCTCTGTGTATCACAAGAACGGATGAACAGGCAGCTTATCTCCTACATGTCAGTTTTCAAAGCTTGCCCACCTGTTTAATGGGCATGAAGGTCAGATGCATTACTAATTGCAAattatggttttctgttttatttgggtAAGTGATAACGAGTCACTCTTGGAATAGAAGTCACTCCTCCCTGAGTAAATTccttttttgaagagaaaatgtggTAGAAATGTTTGGGTGAGAGTGCAAATCTCTTTGCTGTTCTTGATTTTTATGAAGAGTCAATTtagagaaattattattattattttattattattaaaggttttatttatttattcatgcgagacacagagagagaagcagagacataggcagagggagaagcaggctccctgtggggagcctgaagcagaacttcatcccaggacctcaggatcatgacctgggtcgaaggcagatgcttaaccattgagccaccaatttaaagaaattaatccaGCTGCAGTAAAAGGGATGCAGATTGAACTTTAAGGATGACTTTCGGCCTCTGAAGACTTTTAGTGATGtcttaagaaaacagaaagtgaTTTTGGCATCTCTTATGATggctgcattcttttttttttttttttttttttattcatgagtgacacagagagagagagagagagagagagagaggcagagacacaggcagagggagaagcagtctcctcacaggaagcccaatatgggacttgatccctaaactgggatcacaccctgagccaaaggcagacgcccaaccacggagccacccaggtgtccctgatggTTGCTTTCTATAATCAAACACTTGGAATGATAAAGTATGGTCTAGCTTAGAGATACAAGACTGCAATCAGGGActgttctttcctccctctctgctgcctTCTATGTTAAATGGTGAAATATGTAAGAGCAATAAGAATTGCTAAAGGGATTTAAGGGGAAGTTAAGGAGTGGAGTAGGTTGCATGTGATTAGATTTGTGTGTAGGCACACATCTTGGAAAAACAAGCTGTAGTTGTGTATATGAGGTGGGATGAGAATGAGGGCCGGGAGCCCCGTTTGGAAATTCCAGCATCATCCAAGTAAAGAATGAGTGTATCTTTGACTATGAGAGTGGTAGTTGCAACTATAAGGATTGAATCTCATGGAAAGGTAAGCAGTGACAGTCAAATGGACAGGATTTGGTGAGGGATGAGATATATAGGTGGTGACAGAGACCTACTGACCTGATGAAGCAGTCACTCAGTTACCAGCCCTGGAGGGGATATCATGACTTTGTTTGTTGGCATGATGAATTTGAGATGCCTCTGGAACATCCAGTGTGGGTATTGAGGTGGAGTTGGGTGGTGAAGAGCTTGGAGGAGACATCTCATGGCCTATAATATGTGTGACAGAATTTGGTGTACCATGAATGAGAGTGATTTAAGAGACTGgactgagaaaagaaaacctgtgGTCTAGCACTaggttttaattcatttatcacttAATGGGAAGGAGTGGGCCAGAATAGGAGAAAAACCAGAAATGTGATGTCACTaccaaagaagaaagattttcaaGGAGGAACTAACAACAGTGCCAATGCTGTTGAGATTAGGTAATAAATGTTCTTTGGGCTTGTCcatttattcaatgaatatttattgatgagGGTACAATATTAAAGTCAAGGCCATGTTTTTCATATTCTAAAGGGTAAAAGAAACCTTGAATTAAGAAACATGAAAGAGATGACGGAATGAATTGAAGGCATTTCTGGAAAGGCATCTTTCCATTTTGGAAAGGGTGGCCAGTGCAGGCATCTCTGATATGATCACATTTGAAAGTTCCTAAATGCAGTGCAGGAGAAAGCCATGCAAAAATGTGGAGGAAAGCACCCAGGCATCAGGAACCATGTGCGAAGGACCACAAGCTAGAATTGTGCTTAGGAATTCTGACCAATAACAAGAGGGCCAGTGCagctggaggagaggaaggagaagtttGGGGAAATAGCCATAGGTGGCTATTCTACTCTTGACTTCTCTTCTCAGAAGAAAATCCTATCATGGGCTCCTGGAGCCACAGGGACATCCTAGAGGAGGAGGACCCCTCTCTGAGTCTTAAGCAGTCCTACCCACCCTACACTTCCCTATGACCTTCTTCATTGCTCCTGTCACTTCCTTGTTCCTGAGGCTGTAGATGACAGGGTTCAGCATGGGTGTGAGGACTGTATAAAAGATAGACACTACATCATCCTGGCCAGGAGAGTGGTAAGATGCAGGTAACATATAGGTATACACAAGAGGCCCATAGAAGAGGTTGACAACTGTtaagtgggaggagcaggtggcTAGGGCCTTCTGACGCCCCTCCACGGAGTGCATCCCAAGCACTGCTGCCAGAATGAGGGCATAGGAGGTGGTGATGAAGGCAATGGGCAGCAGAAGGACCACAACACCTGTCACAAAGAGCACTTGCTCATAGGCTGCTGTGTCAGCACAGGCCAGCCTCAGCAGCGAAGGCACCTCACAGAAAAAGTGTGCAATCTTCCTTGAGCCACAATAGGGGAACTGTAGGGTCAATGCTGTCTGGACGGAGGCATTGATGGATCCACCCAGCCAGGAGGCAGCCACCATGAGCAGACAGGTCTGGTGGCTCATGAGTGATGGGTAGCGCAGAGGGTTGCAGATGGCCAcgtagcggtcataggccatgagGGCCAGCAGGAGGCATTCAGCGGCCCCAAGGaacatgaagaaaaacatttgtgcCCCACAGCCCACAAATGAGATGCTAGTCCAGCCAAAGAGGAAGCCTGCTATCATCTTGGGGACGGTGACTGAGGTGAAGAAGATGTCCAGGAAAGACAACTGGCTGAGGAGGAAATACATAGGTGTGTGGAGCCGGGCATCAGCCCAGATCAAGAGGACCATGGCAGTGTTGCCAGCCATCGCTAGTGTGTAGACTACCACAACCATGCTGAAGAGGAACAGGTGCATTGGACTGTCATTGAAAAGACTTGTGAGGACAAAGCCGATGGTAGAGGAGTGGTTCCAGGGCCCTCTACTTGTCTCCTGCCAAGCCTCACTGTAGGGAGGAAGGAAACCAACTTATCAAGGGCTCAGAAGCATCCACTCTGAGTTTGAGAGAAGGTGATGGATGAGAACAGCAAAGGGCAACAAGTAAGCTGGCACAGAGGCTGTGGGAGTTCTTCTTAATACTCTTGCAAATTTTTGTAGGTTTGGCATTATTTCATGttgaaaaaatactataaaagatATAGCATGCAGCCAAAGCAGTGCTCAGAGGGGAAGTTATAATGCAAAATGCGTGtgttaaaaaagaggaaagactgaAAACCAATGATCAAAGTTTCCatcttaaaaagttagaaaaaggaaaacaatgcatTAGAATACCCCATGTTTTGGGAGCGTTAAATGGTTAATAATACGTGTAGGATGCTTAGGGTACAGGCAGGCAGGAGGCATATGGTGTTTGTCAGCTGCTGATAACATCACAACTCTTACCACTTTAATAACTCATTTTAATAACCCTGAGCCTCTGCTTATCTCTCTATATTAAATGGGTCATGATACTTGCTATTGAATAAGAAAAGAATACCTTTTGCATAATAGGTTCAATAAGTATTAGAACACTTCCCTTTGTCACTTAAGCAAATTAGTTTTGCAAAATAATCATACAATCAACAATTTTACCCACCTGCAAAGAGCTCCTAGTCCCTCCCCCTTGGAGACTCCCCTTCTACAAGTTTTGTTCCAGAAACCTTGTGTTTGTTGTGATGGTGCTCTTCCACTGGATCTCCCTACTTCGACTGGGTATTCTTATGACTAAGGACtctgtcctttccttcttttatatttctccacAGAAAGGAGTTTGCATGGTCTCTGGTCAATGCTTATGGGATGTGTGTGGTGAATAGATGAAAGAAACGCAACCTTGCCCACATAAACGCTATTACCTCTGTGGCTGTCTTTTGGTATTGCCAACTGGATTCAACACCCCTTTGGTGGGGGCTGTGCATAAGTAACTGTTCCTAGAAATTATTGATTGTCCTGACACTACCAATTTCTCCCTTTGTGGCAGTTTCTCAGtattaacacacacacatctgcataGCCATGTTTGaggtacatgtgtgtgcatgtgtgtgtctcagAATAATTACTTAgggtgattctttttctttcagattggTCACTGGGGGAAGaggatatatttttctattactgCCATCTCTACTTGCCTAGATCTGAACTGGTACCCTCTAGGTATTAAACATACActagaatgaattaaaaaaggaaTCCTCGATGTaaacaatacattttatgttGTCAGGTATGCCAACACCTAATCTTAATTCTCTCTCCCATGAATTTTCTGTactggtatgatttttttttcctattccccTAGagtttaactgttttttttttctttttaaaataaaacacaggctTGGTTTTTATAATTCAAGATATCTCATTTATGGAGAAAAATagtgttgaaaaacaaaaaccaaaaatcaaacaACTGTCAGATATTTTCAATGCTGGAAAATTTGATAGAAGTTGTGGAATTAGGGGTAcccaggtggcttggtggttgggtgtctgcatttggctcaggtcatgatcccggagtcctgggatcgagtaccgtatcgggctcccctcagggagcctgcttctccctctgcctgcgtctctgcctctctttctatgtctctcatgaataagtaaataaaatcttaaaaaaaagaaattgtggaatTGCCCATGGTTAAACATTGGGCTGCATGAATGGGGGtgagtattttaaattatttccctaTCTCTTGACCTCCCATCTTTCCCTTACTCACCTCACATTGTCCCAATGTGCAGTCTCCATCAGGAGGTTCAGCCTcttgttgacttttttctttcttccatgtcCTTTCTGGGCTCCAAGTTGTAGCTCAGAAACTGAAAGAGTCCCTTGGGAAGTCCACACGGAAGGCTGTGAAAGCTGAGGCCATACATCCATCTCATTTCAGCAAGGCACCTCTGAAAGCTTCCTGTTTTCCCCTGAGAGCTCTGTTTTCCACAGCATGCCTTAACCACCTTCACTGCAAAGAGGGTGAGCTGTTGTTGCCTCTTCCTAGCACCCCTTTACCCACTTCAGAATGCTGTGACTGCTAAGCTTTTATAACTGAGTTTGCCCTATTTTCTTACCCACAGAGACTAGGATTGCAGTCTTTCATAGATGAGTTCTTACGATGTAactatttttttgagatttacagGATATGTATGCTGGGAAGACATGTTACTTAGCCCCTAAACTTCAAATCCCAGATGAAGTGATGGCATTTAGATTTGGTCCTCAAATCTGCACATCAGAATTATCTAAGGACCTTCAGAAACTACTAATGTATGTGCCTCATCTTCAGAATTAGTGATTTAATTGGTCTATGATATGGCCAGGTCTTCGGAAGGCCAAAAAggtttccaggtgattctaatctACAGACAAATCCAGACATCACTGACTACAGATTTCACGAACAGAGGAATGGCAGATATGCCAACTGTTGATGCCTATATCTCCTTAGATCAGAACATGGTCCCTGGATCAGCAGCATCAGCTGCTTcttcaaaatgcaaaaatcacAGTCCCCACACAGATTTATCAAATCAGAAACACTGGGTGGTGGCTcagaactgtttttattttttatttatttattttttcataataaatttattttttatggtgttcaatttgccaacatacagaataacacccagaacTGTTTTTAACAAGCCCTGCAGTTGGTCCGATATTTGCTAATGTTTGAGAACCACCCTAATACAGAGTTTGTCAACCAGGACTGATTCCCCCCATTACTCAGGGACATTTGTCGATGGCTGAAAGCATTTTTGGTTGTTATAACTCAGAAGTAGGGATGGCATATAGTGGGAAGAAACCAGGGATTCTGTTAAACACCCTACAATGACAGGATAGCCCCTGAATCAAAAATTAATCAGCCTAAAATGTCCATAGTGCCAAGATTGGGAAAGCTTGCTATTAATTGCACTGGCTTCCGAGGCAATTTTGGCCTAAATTTATGTTCCCTgggggtg is a window of Canis lupus familiaris isolate Mischka breed German Shepherd unplaced genomic scaffold, alternate assembly UU_Cfam_GSD_1.0 chrUn_S2032H2231, whole genome shotgun sequence DNA encoding:
- the LOC119878879 gene encoding olfactory receptor 2T1-like, with product MHLFLFSMVVVVYTLAMAGNTAMVLLIWADARLHTPMYFLLSQLSFLDIFFTSVTVPKMIAGFLFGWTSISFVGCGAQMFFFMFLGAAECLLLALMAYDRYVAICNPLRYPSLMSHQTCLLMVAASWLGGSINASVQTALTLQFPYCGSRKIAHFFCEVPSLLRLACADTAAYEQVLFVTGVVVLLLPIAFITTSYALILAAVLGMHSVEGRQKALATCSSHLTVVNLFYGPLVYTYMLPASYHSPGQDDVVSIFYTVLTPMLNPVIYSLRNKEVTGAMKKVIGKCRVGRTA